A window of the Synechococcus sp. JA-3-3Ab genome harbors these coding sequences:
- a CDS encoding PAS domain S-box protein, giving the protein MLRWVASDRSWQGSTLAEAMTAPVVTLAAGDYRDPLAVKDPPFVYWPPEEMEKIATAFAQGLAQGRPPQGWELTFMRRNGERFPVRILDAPWQDAQGKVIGIASVQDLTQEKELQNPQQKRQHSLHDQPDLFQNLFEQAPVGMAVTDAAGQIVKVNESFCQLTGYTEAELLSMNYADLTHPEDLRQEAIYVEEIRAGRRRGYRMEKRYIRKSGEILWVDLSSFVAETPDKQIYGIASIVDITERKRAQEQAQLQLHQARLLNRIAQGIRQSLQVESILGFAVEEVRRLLDVERVVIYRFFPNWVGEIAMQSVSRPELSLLGLVIEDQCFVSQWHQAYQQGRISAIEDIDTAPIQPCHRELLAGLGVRANLVVPILQAAGPDGKDSEPARLWGLLIAHQCSAPKQWDPWMPDFLRQIADQLGLALQQAELFEQLQAANAELRYQVEVRNAELAQRVRYEQLLRLIGDKVRSSLDEQEILATVVRELTQAFQLGACGVALIHPETQTYTLAYEAAGSLPPLGKVTLPLDPVLLRQLRQGQTLYLSTDHPLRGRCTLLACPLVVEEQEGQLVSGTGSLLGFLKLVRLPQEGFTEAEIHFAEQVATQCSIAIRQARLYQETQAQLQQLQQLNELKEEFLSMVSHELRTPLTSMKMALKMLEVRGLSEAQIPYFNILKQEWQKELDLVNDLLDLQRLEAGSRSLEIARFEVREWLEKLLPPFALRFQERQLTFISYPPSEPILFNTDVGLLTRILSELLANAAKYTPAGQQVHLEVAVDSSGLHLQVTNTGVEIPAEHLPRIFEKFHRIPHLDYAHQGGTGLGLPLVKKAVELLQGILQVESGENRTLFAVSLPDLGSSALTPSPSPSGRGELDDPGQRCRSNSRHG; this is encoded by the coding sequence GTGTTGCGGTGGGTGGCCAGCGACCGATCTTGGCAGGGATCCACCCTGGCTGAGGCGATGACCGCCCCTGTTGTAACCTTGGCCGCCGGCGACTACCGGGATCCGCTGGCCGTTAAGGATCCCCCTTTTGTCTATTGGCCCCCGGAGGAGATGGAGAAGATCGCCACCGCCTTCGCCCAGGGGCTGGCTCAGGGTCGGCCCCCGCAGGGTTGGGAGCTGACCTTTATGCGTCGCAACGGCGAGCGGTTTCCGGTGCGGATTTTGGATGCCCCCTGGCAGGATGCCCAGGGGAAGGTAATCGGCATTGCCAGCGTACAGGATTTGACCCAGGAAAAAGAGTTGCAGAACCCACAACAAAAACGGCAGCACTCGCTGCACGATCAGCCAGATCTGTTTCAAAACCTCTTTGAGCAAGCCCCGGTGGGCATGGCAGTTACGGATGCGGCGGGGCAGATCGTCAAGGTGAACGAGAGCTTTTGCCAGCTCACCGGCTACACCGAGGCCGAGCTCTTGAGCATGAATTACGCCGACCTCACCCACCCTGAGGATCTGCGGCAGGAGGCAATCTATGTCGAAGAAATACGAGCGGGCCGCCGCCGGGGCTACCGCATGGAAAAACGCTACATCCGCAAAAGCGGCGAGATCCTCTGGGTTGACCTCTCGTCTTTTGTGGCGGAGACTCCCGACAAACAAATCTACGGCATTGCCTCCATTGTCGATATTACCGAGCGCAAGCGAGCCCAGGAGCAGGCTCAACTGCAACTCCACCAAGCCCGGCTGCTCAACCGCATCGCCCAAGGGATCCGGCAATCGTTGCAGGTGGAGTCCATCCTGGGTTTTGCCGTAGAAGAAGTCCGCCGTTTGTTGGATGTGGAGCGGGTGGTGATCTACCGCTTTTTCCCCAATTGGGTGGGCGAGATCGCCATGCAATCGGTCAGCCGGCCAGAGTTGAGCCTGCTGGGCCTGGTTATCGAAGATCAATGCTTTGTTAGCCAGTGGCACCAGGCCTATCAGCAGGGCCGCATTTCGGCCATTGAAGATATCGACACCGCCCCCATCCAGCCCTGCCACCGCGAGCTGCTGGCCGGTTTGGGGGTGCGGGCCAACTTGGTGGTGCCCATTTTGCAGGCGGCTGGCCCTGACGGCAAAGACAGCGAGCCGGCCCGCCTCTGGGGGCTGTTGATCGCCCACCAGTGCAGCGCCCCCAAACAATGGGATCCCTGGATGCCGGATTTTTTGCGACAAATTGCCGATCAACTGGGGCTGGCGCTGCAACAGGCGGAGCTGTTTGAGCAACTCCAAGCTGCCAACGCCGAGCTGCGCTACCAGGTGGAGGTGCGCAATGCCGAGCTGGCCCAGCGGGTGAGATACGAGCAACTGCTGCGGCTGATTGGCGACAAGGTGCGCTCCAGCCTGGACGAACAGGAGATCTTGGCCACCGTGGTGCGGGAGCTCACCCAGGCTTTCCAACTGGGCGCCTGCGGTGTGGCCCTCATCCATCCGGAAACCCAGACCTACACGCTGGCCTACGAAGCGGCGGGATCCCTGCCCCCCCTGGGCAAGGTCACTCTGCCCTTGGATCCCGTGCTTTTGCGCCAGCTCCGCCAAGGCCAGACCCTCTACCTCAGCACGGATCACCCGCTGCGGGGGCGCTGTACCCTGCTTGCCTGCCCCCTGGTTGTAGAAGAGCAAGAAGGGCAGCTTGTCTCAGGCACCGGCTCGTTGCTGGGCTTTCTCAAGTTAGTTCGCCTGCCCCAGGAGGGCTTTACCGAGGCCGAGATCCACTTTGCCGAGCAGGTGGCCACCCAGTGCAGCATCGCCATTCGCCAGGCCCGCCTCTACCAGGAAACCCAGGCTCAGCTCCAGCAACTGCAGCAGCTCAACGAGCTCAAAGAAGAGTTTCTCAGCATGGTCTCCCACGAGCTGCGCACGCCTCTGACCAGCATGAAAATGGCCCTGAAAATGCTGGAAGTGCGCGGCCTTTCCGAGGCGCAGATCCCCTATTTCAACATCCTCAAACAGGAGTGGCAAAAAGAGCTGGACTTGGTCAACGACCTGCTGGACTTGCAGCGGCTAGAGGCCGGCAGCCGCAGTCTGGAGATCGCCCGCTTCGAGGTGCGCGAGTGGCTGGAAAAGCTGTTGCCGCCCTTTGCCCTGCGCTTTCAAGAGCGCCAGCTCACCTTTATCTCCTACCCCCCCTCTGAACCCATCTTGTTCAACACCGATGTGGGGCTGCTCACCCGCATCTTGAGCGAGTTGCTGGCCAACGCCGCCAAGTACACCCCTGCCGGCCAGCAGGTTCATCTGGAAGTGGCGGTCGATTCGTCGGGTCTCCATTTGCAGGTCACCAACACCGGTGTCGAGATCCCAGCGGAGCACCTGCCGCGCATCTTCGAGAAGTTCCACCGCATCCCGCACCTGGACTACGCCCACCAGGGGGGCACCGGCTTGGGCCTGCCGCTGGTGAAAAAGGCGGTGGAGCTGTTGCAAGGGATCCTGCAAGTGGAAAGCGGCGAGAACCGCACCCTGTTCGCGGTCAGCCTGCCGGATTTGGGCAGTTCCGCCCTCACCCCCAGCCCCTCTCCCTCAGGGAGAGGGGAGCTAGATGACCCTGGGCAGCGTTGCCGGTCAAACAGCCGCCATGGCTAG
- a CDS encoding RNA-guided endonuclease InsQ/TnpB family protein has product MIITHEYRILPSDDQAALMTEWLELLRRQWNDALGQRLDWLTATRCPIDRCSLVSCPLPVSEAPLEPNYYRQAGSLKQIKQLFPAYRGIYAEVLQQNLMRLDKAWKAWQVPDSTGKRRGRPRFKKAGELRSFTFPRINCPKAGAHLEGETLRLSKIGSMPVVLHRPLPEGFVPKTCTVVRKADGWYVCITLEDKSVPLPEPVPVKKAVGIDVGLDRFLTTSDGEVVPIPRHYRRAQKHLARQQRQLSRKVKGSANWKRQATKVACLQLHVARQRKAFHYQVAHWLVEQYDLLVVEDLNVRGLARTRLAKSILDAAWGQFLDILTAVAVKRGKQVLRVDPRGTSQNCCVCEERVPKALSERVHDCPRCGSWDRDLNAAIEILKRGLRSPRIRGDIGGRWDCRSLAVEDPGLPVR; this is encoded by the coding sequence ATGATTATCACCCACGAGTACCGGATCCTGCCCAGTGACGACCAAGCCGCTCTGATGACCGAGTGGCTGGAATTGTTGCGGCGGCAGTGGAACGACGCTCTGGGGCAGAGACTGGATTGGCTGACCGCAACCCGTTGTCCAATTGACCGCTGCAGCCTTGTCTCTTGTCCGTTGCCTGTGTCAGAAGCTCCGCTGGAGCCGAATTATTATCGGCAGGCGGGATCCCTCAAACAAATCAAGCAACTGTTCCCGGCCTACCGGGGCATTTACGCCGAGGTGCTGCAGCAAAACTTGATGCGGCTGGACAAGGCGTGGAAAGCGTGGCAGGTGCCGGATAGCACAGGCAAACGGCGGGGGCGGCCTCGCTTCAAAAAAGCGGGGGAGTTGAGATCCTTCACATTCCCCCGCATCAATTGCCCCAAGGCGGGAGCGCATCTGGAAGGGGAGACTCTGCGGCTGAGCAAGATTGGCTCGATGCCTGTGGTGCTGCACCGCCCCTTGCCAGAGGGGTTCGTGCCCAAAACCTGCACAGTGGTGCGCAAGGCCGATGGGTGGTATGTCTGCATCACCTTGGAGGACAAAAGCGTTCCTCTCCCAGAGCCTGTGCCGGTCAAAAAGGCGGTGGGCATTGATGTGGGATTGGATAGGTTTCTCACCACCAGCGATGGGGAGGTGGTGCCTATCCCGCGGCACTACCGCCGAGCCCAAAAACACTTGGCTCGACAGCAGCGGCAACTGAGCCGCAAAGTGAAGGGATCCGCCAACTGGAAGAGACAAGCCACGAAAGTTGCTTGTTTGCAGTTGCACGTTGCCCGACAACGCAAAGCGTTCCACTACCAAGTGGCGCACTGGCTGGTGGAGCAATACGACCTGTTGGTGGTGGAGGATCTCAACGTCCGAGGGCTGGCACGGACTCGGTTGGCTAAATCGATTTTGGATGCGGCTTGGGGACAATTTCTTGACATTCTGACAGCAGTGGCGGTCAAACGCGGCAAACAGGTGTTGAGAGTGGATCCCCGTGGTACGTCCCAAAATTGTTGTGTTTGTGAGGAGCGTGTTCCCAAGGCCTTGTCGGAACGTGTGCATGATTGCCCCCGTTGCGGGTCGTGGGACAGAGACTTGAACGCTGCTATCGAGATTTTGAAGCGTGGACTCAGGTCCCCCCGTATACGGGGGGATATAGGGGGGCGGTGGGACTGCCGCTCTCTGGCTGTGGAGGATCCTGGTTTACCAGTCCGTTGA
- a CDS encoding M14 family metallopeptidase, translating into MLTVLDHLPDQLLDLEAHQLEDRLGGPTLIHLAGRRDPPLFVSVLLHGNEVTGWQAVQQLLRRYTRRELPRSLSLFIGNVRAARYGQRRLDGQPDYNRIWVPGSTPEHAMAEAVLRQMRQRGVFASVDIHNNTGTNPHYACVNYLDPSTLHLATLFGRTVLYFRRPEGVQSMAFGRFCPAVTLECGKPDQPHGTQHACEFLEACLHLSALPQRPVLSQDIDLFHSVAIVKIPDEVSFGFGEEAGDPHLRFPPDLDLLNFRELPPHTRIGWTNNGFHLEVQDEQGQDVADRFFYAQDGEIRTRVPIMPGMLTLNSRIIRQDCLCYLMERYSLAG; encoded by the coding sequence ATGCTCACCGTTCTCGACCACCTGCCGGATCAACTCCTGGATCTAGAGGCCCATCAGCTGGAGGATCGCTTGGGCGGGCCGACCCTTATCCATCTGGCGGGACGGCGGGATCCCCCCCTGTTTGTATCCGTCCTGCTGCACGGCAACGAGGTCACCGGCTGGCAGGCGGTGCAACAGCTTCTGCGCCGCTACACCCGGCGGGAACTGCCCCGTTCTCTGTCTCTCTTCATCGGCAATGTACGGGCTGCTCGCTATGGGCAGCGGCGCCTGGACGGCCAGCCAGACTACAACCGCATTTGGGTCCCCGGCTCCACCCCCGAGCATGCCATGGCCGAGGCGGTTTTGCGGCAGATGCGGCAACGCGGCGTCTTTGCCAGCGTTGACATCCACAACAACACGGGCACCAACCCCCATTACGCCTGTGTCAATTACCTAGATCCTTCCACCTTGCACCTGGCCACCTTGTTTGGTCGCACTGTCCTCTACTTCAGGCGGCCAGAAGGCGTGCAGAGCATGGCCTTTGGGCGCTTCTGCCCGGCGGTAACCCTGGAATGTGGCAAGCCGGATCAGCCCCACGGCACCCAACATGCCTGCGAATTTCTGGAAGCCTGCCTGCACCTGTCGGCGCTGCCGCAACGCCCCGTCCTCAGCCAGGATATCGACCTGTTCCACAGCGTCGCCATCGTCAAGATCCCAGACGAGGTAAGCTTCGGCTTTGGGGAAGAGGCGGGCGACCCGCACCTGCGCTTTCCCCCCGATTTGGATCTCCTCAATTTTCGGGAGCTCCCTCCCCACACCCGCATCGGCTGGACGAACAACGGCTTCCACCTGGAGGTACAAGACGAGCAGGGCCAAGATGTGGCGGATCGCTTCTTCTATGCCCAAGATGGCGAAATTCGCACCCGCGTGCCCATCATGCCCGGCATGCTCACCCTCAACAGCCGCATCATCCGCCAAGATTGCCTCTGCTACTTGATGGAGCGCTACTCCCTGGCTGGCTAA
- a CDS encoding photosystem II protein Y, protein MDMDLRPLIVLAPIVLVVGWAAYNIIKAAIKGEAKLFGERGNNPFGKSGS, encoded by the coding sequence ATGGATATGGATCTCCGTCCGCTGATCGTCCTGGCACCCATTGTTTTGGTGGTTGGCTGGGCCGCTTACAACATCATCAAGGCTGCCATCAAGGGGGAAGCCAAGCTCTTCGGCGAAAGGGGCAACAACCCCTTTGGCAAGAGCGGGAGTTGA
- a CDS encoding glutamate-cysteine ligase family protein — translation MGQEIASLSFGAEDFAEFKARLQQETDLLDRWLAGLPGLDPICRPFAQGSPVGGFELEAWLVTPQGDPAPINSAYLEAVNDPLVVPELARFNIELNSRPQVLVASALQQLRQELEQRWDRCCRVAEQLQAGLMTIGILPTLQQQQLTLEMISPRKRYLALNEQILNLHRREQPSRIPPLGLTIEGPATLLRVTHPNVMLEAATTSFQIHLQVAPHQAARYFNASLLVSAPLVALAANSPYLFGHDLWAETRIPVFEQALDGPPPLAPTHQPRVTFGQGYVQESLMELFWENLRCYPVVLPQTLAASPWELAHLRLHNGTIWRWNRPLVGVDPYPHLRIEQRVAAAGPTLPDMIANAAFYFGLVQALGARPLPPEQELSFAQCRANFYAAARFGLEAPITWLNGWQGSLRQLLLQELIPQAEAGLAQLDLAPQDIQEYLGILRARVESGQNGATWQRRYVARHGKDMQQLTCAYWERQRQGRPVHTWDLG, via the coding sequence ATGGGCCAAGAGATTGCCTCCCTCAGCTTTGGCGCAGAGGACTTTGCCGAGTTCAAAGCTCGGCTGCAGCAGGAGACGGATCTGCTGGACCGCTGGCTGGCCGGCCTGCCGGGGCTGGATCCCATTTGCCGGCCTTTTGCCCAGGGATCCCCGGTGGGCGGGTTTGAGCTGGAAGCTTGGCTGGTCACCCCCCAGGGAGATCCGGCCCCGATCAACTCAGCTTACCTGGAGGCCGTCAACGACCCGCTGGTGGTGCCGGAACTGGCCCGCTTCAACATCGAGCTCAACAGCCGGCCCCAGGTTTTGGTTGCATCCGCTCTGCAGCAGCTCCGCCAAGAGCTGGAACAGAGGTGGGATCGCTGTTGCCGAGTGGCCGAGCAACTGCAGGCAGGGCTGATGACCATCGGCATTTTACCCACGCTGCAGCAGCAGCAGCTAACCTTGGAGATGATCTCCCCCCGCAAACGCTATCTGGCCCTCAACGAGCAGATCCTGAACCTGCACCGGCGCGAGCAACCCTCCAGGATCCCGCCCCTGGGGCTGACAATCGAAGGGCCTGCCACCCTGCTGCGGGTCACCCACCCAAACGTCATGCTGGAGGCAGCCACCACCTCTTTTCAAATCCATCTGCAGGTGGCCCCCCACCAAGCGGCCCGTTACTTCAACGCTTCCCTGCTCGTGTCGGCCCCCTTGGTAGCGCTGGCGGCCAATTCTCCCTATCTGTTCGGGCACGACCTATGGGCGGAAACCCGCATCCCTGTGTTTGAGCAGGCGTTGGATGGCCCACCCCCCCTTGCCCCCACCCACCAACCTCGCGTCACCTTTGGGCAAGGCTATGTGCAAGAGTCCCTGATGGAGTTGTTCTGGGAAAATCTACGCTGCTACCCGGTGGTGCTGCCGCAAACGTTGGCCGCCTCTCCCTGGGAGCTGGCCCATCTGCGCCTCCACAACGGCACCATCTGGCGCTGGAACCGCCCTCTGGTGGGGGTGGATCCCTATCCCCATCTGCGCATCGAACAGCGGGTGGCCGCAGCAGGCCCCACCCTGCCGGACATGATCGCCAATGCAGCCTTCTACTTTGGCCTGGTGCAAGCCCTGGGAGCCCGACCCCTTCCCCCGGAGCAGGAGCTGAGCTTTGCCCAGTGCCGCGCCAATTTCTACGCGGCCGCCCGCTTCGGCCTCGAGGCCCCCATCACTTGGCTCAACGGTTGGCAGGGATCCCTGCGCCAATTGCTGCTGCAAGAGCTGATCCCGCAAGCAGAGGCGGGCTTGGCGCAACTGGACTTGGCCCCCCAGGATATCCAGGAGTATCTGGGCATTCTCCGCGCCCGGGTAGAGTCGGGGCAGAATGGGGCCACCTGGCAGCGCCGCTACGTGGCTCGGCATGGTAAAGATATGCAACAATTGACCTGTGCCTACTGGGAACGGCAGCGGCAAGGCCGGCCGGTACACACCTGGGATCTCGGCTAG
- a CDS encoding cytochrome c biogenesis protein yields the protein MVIPSLPLSRWLSPLRRYFRHELLPLLADLRLAIGLFLAIALLSAVGTVIEQEETVAFYQAHYPEHPALFGFLTWRLILKLGLDHVYRTSWFLALLILFGSSLAACSLTRQWPMLKVARRWSYLTRPHSFQRLPFWTYLPQRSLQGLPQRLRQRGYAVFQDGSRLYARKGLIGRFGPILVHVSLLLILLGAIWGSLAGFKAQALIPSGSVAAIEQVTGAGDLAHLPTWQIRVNRFWIDYAPDGRVKQFYSDLSILDGGQEVKRQTISVNHPLSYRGVTLYQADWSIDSIRIRLNNSPPFQIPVVPVPTQAGSKLWGAFVPTRPDLSEGLTLLLPDLQGTALLYDTQGQWIGSLRQGMSLALDEVAPQRFPNRLTLHLDEVIGATGLQIKSDPGIPLVYLGFGLLMLGVAMSYFSYSQVWALETEAGLYLGGKTNRALVSFEREFARLVEQQLLSSPPSPAKEPPPAARVGGTESLANG from the coding sequence ATGGTTATCCCCTCTCTGCCGCTGTCGCGGTGGCTTTCCCCCTTGCGTCGGTACTTTCGCCATGAGCTGCTGCCGCTGCTGGCGGATCTGCGTCTGGCCATCGGCCTTTTCTTGGCAATTGCCCTTTTGAGCGCGGTTGGCACGGTCATCGAGCAAGAGGAAACCGTGGCCTTCTATCAGGCCCACTACCCCGAGCATCCGGCCCTGTTTGGCTTTCTCACCTGGCGGCTGATCCTCAAGCTGGGGCTGGATCACGTCTATCGCACCTCTTGGTTTCTGGCCCTGTTGATCCTCTTTGGCAGCAGCCTGGCCGCCTGTTCTTTGACGCGCCAGTGGCCGATGCTCAAGGTGGCCCGTCGCTGGAGCTACCTCACCCGTCCCCACTCCTTCCAGCGGCTGCCCTTTTGGACCTATCTGCCCCAACGCTCCCTGCAGGGGCTGCCGCAGCGGCTGCGCCAGCGGGGCTATGCGGTGTTTCAGGACGGATCCCGACTTTACGCCCGCAAGGGTCTGATTGGGCGGTTTGGGCCTATCCTGGTGCACGTCAGCCTGCTGCTGATCCTGCTGGGGGCCATCTGGGGCAGCCTTGCCGGCTTCAAGGCCCAAGCGCTGATCCCCAGCGGCAGCGTCGCCGCCATTGAACAGGTAACCGGGGCAGGGGATCTGGCTCATCTACCCACCTGGCAAATTCGGGTCAACCGCTTCTGGATTGACTATGCTCCTGATGGCCGGGTGAAGCAGTTTTACTCAGATCTCTCGATTTTGGATGGGGGCCAGGAGGTCAAACGCCAGACCATTTCCGTCAACCATCCCCTCTCCTACCGGGGGGTGACCCTCTACCAGGCTGATTGGAGCATCGACAGCATCCGCATCCGCCTCAACAACAGCCCTCCCTTTCAAATCCCGGTGGTGCCGGTGCCCACCCAAGCGGGCAGCAAGCTCTGGGGCGCTTTTGTCCCCACCCGGCCAGACCTAAGCGAGGGCCTGACGCTGTTGTTGCCCGATTTGCAGGGGACGGCCCTGCTCTACGACACCCAAGGCCAGTGGATAGGATCCCTGCGCCAGGGCATGAGCCTGGCCCTGGACGAAGTTGCCCCCCAGCGCTTCCCCAACCGTCTTACCCTGCACCTAGACGAGGTTATCGGCGCCACCGGTCTGCAGATTAAATCCGACCCAGGGATCCCGCTGGTCTATCTCGGCTTTGGGCTGCTGATGCTGGGGGTGGCGATGAGCTATTTCAGCTACAGCCAAGTTTGGGCCCTGGAGACGGAAGCAGGGCTCTACCTGGGAGGCAAAACCAACCGCGCCCTGGTGAGCTTCGAGCGGGAGTTTGCCCGCCTGGTGGAGCAGCAACTGCTCTCCTCTCCCCCTTCGCCGGCAAAAGAACCCCCTCCTGCCGCTCGCGTCGGCGGGACGGAGTCCTTAGCCAACGGCTAG
- a CDS encoding NAD(P)/FAD-dependent oxidoreductase, with protein sequence MSDENLQGARPGLGNAKSADVVVVGAGVAGLACARQLRRAGLEVLVLEKSVGLGGRMATRRVEHAGQTVPVDHGVQYLTADSDSFYRWLKELLGLGLLREWTRSLHLLDREGLRPEDSNAEKPRYICPQGMTTLAKQLATSLSIHTQTRVVGLRPLATTWQLQAENGQCYEAAAVVMAIPAPQLLPLLQEGIPPADNLLSLPGSAAYQPCIAVLAGYSKSTPLPPWKGIKCLQDPMLAWLALDSSKRLQPLPPLVVLHGGAEWSSRYLDAGPAELEKAGRELLDHAAKRLDPWLASPQWMQVHRWRYAFPVETIGLASLGTHVPAGAGKGLPLVCAGDWCAGERVEGAWLSGQDAAKTLLEMLGIPAHAR encoded by the coding sequence ATGTCAGACGAAAATCTCCAGGGGGCAAGGCCAGGCCTGGGCAACGCAAAGTCGGCGGACGTCGTTGTCGTCGGGGCCGGGGTGGCTGGCCTAGCCTGCGCACGGCAACTGCGGCGGGCGGGGCTGGAGGTCTTGGTGCTGGAGAAATCGGTGGGTTTGGGTGGGCGCATGGCCACCCGGCGGGTTGAGCATGCCGGACAAACAGTGCCTGTAGATCACGGGGTTCAATACCTGACCGCCGATTCCGACAGCTTTTATCGCTGGCTGAAGGAGCTATTGGGCCTGGGGCTGCTGAGGGAATGGACGCGCTCGTTGCACCTGCTGGATCGAGAGGGGTTGCGCCCAGAGGACTCCAACGCCGAGAAACCCCGCTACATCTGCCCACAGGGCATGACGACGCTGGCCAAACAGCTAGCCACCTCCTTGTCCATCCACACCCAGACGCGTGTGGTCGGCCTCAGGCCGCTGGCAACCACCTGGCAATTACAGGCCGAAAACGGCCAGTGCTACGAGGCCGCGGCAGTGGTGATGGCAATCCCAGCTCCCCAGTTGTTGCCTTTGCTGCAAGAGGGGATCCCTCCTGCCGACAACCTGCTCTCTCTGCCGGGATCCGCCGCCTACCAGCCCTGCATTGCCGTTTTGGCCGGCTATTCGAAGAGCACGCCGCTGCCGCCTTGGAAGGGGATCAAGTGTTTGCAGGATCCGATGCTGGCCTGGCTGGCCCTGGACAGCAGCAAGCGCCTACAGCCCTTGCCGCCGCTGGTGGTCTTGCACGGGGGGGCGGAGTGGTCGTCGCGGTATCTGGATGCCGGCCCCGCCGAGTTGGAAAAAGCTGGTCGAGAACTGCTGGATCACGCCGCCAAACGGCTGGATCCCTGGCTGGCCTCGCCGCAATGGATGCAGGTGCATCGCTGGCGCTACGCTTTTCCTGTGGAAACGATAGGTTTGGCCAGCCTGGGCACCCACGTCCCTGCCGGTGCCGGCAAGGGGTTGCCGTTGGTCTGTGCCGGCGATTGGTGTGCCGGGGAGCGAGTAGAAGGCGCCTGGCTCTCCGGCCAGGATGCTGCTAAAACCTTGCTGGAAATGCTGGGGATCCCTGCGCACGCCCGCTAA
- a CDS encoding FAD-binding oxidoreductase, producing MAFSPPLTDFLSGQAAPIPIQTPSTVPELAQLLKECRERKVLPLGQGSKWGWAPRLEAVDLILSTRGLRRLIDHAAADLTATVEAGMTLGELQAILAERGQWWPVDPLYPDWATVGGIVATADTGSLRWRYGGIGDLLLGITWVRADGEVAKAGGRVVKNVAGYNLTRLFAGSLGSLGILTQATLRLYPLPAAQATLVATGSLPDLEALARQVLRAPVSPVGVDLWLKAEGPQLCLHFHGSERVIAQQMTQVQQLAPAGLSWQEARPEAPPLPSRRAGMVLAKFGCLPSQSLATLEQFQSLFPDAQVQLHRGCGLGRAWISQPEVGSLLQLQRHLKSVGGFLLLLEAPAALKTALAHDFGPTATLMRKLKQQFDPAAIFSPSLI from the coding sequence ATGGCTTTTTCTCCGCCGCTGACAGATTTTCTCTCCGGCCAGGCCGCTCCTATTCCCATCCAAACTCCCTCGACGGTTCCAGAATTGGCGCAGCTCCTAAAAGAGTGCCGCGAGCGGAAGGTGCTGCCGCTCGGGCAGGGGAGCAAGTGGGGATGGGCTCCTCGCTTGGAGGCTGTGGATCTCATCCTCAGTACCCGTGGGCTGCGCCGCTTGATCGACCATGCGGCTGCCGACCTAACGGCGACAGTGGAGGCCGGTATGACCCTAGGGGAGCTACAAGCCATCTTGGCAGAGCGGGGGCAATGGTGGCCGGTGGATCCCCTTTACCCTGACTGGGCCACAGTGGGGGGCATCGTCGCCACGGCCGATACGGGCTCGCTGCGCTGGCGTTACGGTGGGATCGGCGATTTGCTGCTGGGCATCACCTGGGTACGGGCCGATGGGGAGGTGGCCAAAGCGGGTGGGCGGGTGGTTAAGAATGTGGCCGGCTATAACTTGACGAGACTGTTCGCCGGATCCCTGGGCAGTTTGGGGATCCTGACGCAGGCGACCCTACGGCTCTATCCCCTGCCGGCAGCCCAAGCAACTTTGGTGGCTACAGGATCCCTGCCCGATTTGGAAGCCTTGGCTCGGCAGGTGCTGAGGGCGCCGGTCAGCCCGGTGGGGGTGGATCTCTGGCTGAAGGCAGAAGGGCCCCAGCTCTGCCTCCATTTCCACGGCTCCGAGCGGGTAATTGCCCAACAGATGACCCAGGTGCAACAGCTAGCTCCTGCAGGATTGAGCTGGCAAGAGGCAAGACCTGAAGCCCCGCCTCTGCCCTCCCGCCGTGCGGGGATGGTGTTGGCCAAGTTCGGCTGCTTGCCTAGCCAGAGCCTGGCTACTCTAGAGCAGTTTCAGTCTCTATTTCCCGACGCTCAGGTGCAACTGCATCGCGGCTGTGGATTGGGGCGAGCCTGGATCTCCCAGCCTGAGGTGGGATCCCTGCTACAGTTACAGCGCCACCTCAAGTCGGTGGGCGGGTTTCTCCTGCTGCTGGAGGCACCGGCAGCCCTGAAGACAGCTCTGGCCCACGATTTCGGCCCGACGGCGACCCTAATGCGCAAGCTGAAGCAGCAGTTTGATCCCGCCGCCATCTTCAGCCCCAGCTTGATATAG